A part of Carettochelys insculpta isolate YL-2023 chromosome 1, ASM3395843v1, whole genome shotgun sequence genomic DNA contains:
- the LOC142002453 gene encoding olfactory receptor 51I1-like, which translates to MTDFNSSSFQPAMFHLTGFPGQEAVYHCIAVLFMLLYITAIVGNCLVLCIVWADRHLHQPMYWFLCMLSVNDLGMSLSTLPTVMGTFCFHFTAVTFNACLAQMFFIHSFSFMESGILLAMSFDRFVAICNPLRYAAILTHTRILKIGLAIVIKSTSMLFPFPFLIKRLPICKSNVLSHAYCLHPDMMRLACADTTVNNIYGLLAILVTYGLDSLFIILSYIKILMTVLNIVSHEQRLTALNTCVSHICAVLPFYVPIIAVSVLHRFGKNAPLLVHILMSYVYLFVPPVLNPIVYSVKMKEIRKRIFRVFSRDKM; encoded by the coding sequence ATGACAGATTTCAATAGCAGCAGCTTCCAGCCCGCAATGTTCCATCTGACGGGGTTCCCGGGCCAGGAAGCTGTTTACCACTGTATCGCTGTCCTGTTTATGTTGTTATACATCACTGCCATTGTCGGGAACTGCCTTGTTCTCTGCATCGTCTGGGCAGACCGGCACCTCCATCAGCCCATGTATTGGTTCCTTTGCATGTTGTCAGTCAACGACCTCGGGATGTCTCTGTCAACCCTGCCCACAGTGATGGGCACCTTCTGCTTCCATTTCACGGCCGTCACGTTCAACGCCTGCCTGGCCCAGATGTTTTTCATTCACTCCTTCTCATTCATGGAGTCGGGGATTTTACTGGCCATGTCATTCGACCGCTTTGTCGCCATCTGTAACCCTCTGCGCTACGCAGCCATCTTGACCCACACCAGGATCCTGAAAATTGGACTGGCCATAGTAATTAAAAGTACCAGcatgctcttccccttcccctttctcATTAAACGGCTGcccatctgcaaaagcaatgtcCTGTCCCATGCCTACTGCTTGCACCCGGACATGATGAGGCTGGCGTGTGCAGACACCACAGTCAATAACATCTATGGATTGCTTGCTATTCTCGTCACTTACGGCTTAGACTCACTCTTCATCATCCTCTCTTACATTAAGATTTTGATGACTGTTTTAAATATTGTATCCCATGAGCAGCGCCTCACAGCCCTGAACACCTGCGTCTCCCATATCTGTGCCGTCTTACCCTTTTACGTCCCAATAATTGCTGTCTCTGTTTTGCACAGGTTTGGGAAAAATGCCCCTCTGCTGGTGCATATTCTTATGTCCTATGTCTACCTCTTTGTCCCCCCTGTGTTAAACCCCattgtgtacagtgtgaaaaTGAAGGAGATTCGCAAGAGGATCTTCCGAGTATTTTCTAGGGACAAAATGTGA